From the genome of Deinococcus sp. AJ005, one region includes:
- a CDS encoding thioredoxin domain-containing protein yields MTVQIKSSTLLASLLLGGILGSAGAQVGQPLAPFLKSPALATAKQGASGVLTFADGSSAVLQSKGGYLSAAKIIVANSDGAAARAAELTGVLSGFGSGLAGPMLEFLKRDAVVGQLPAGLTIGADPFTIGLKTEGKLLTVNLSLDRVAAGTFAPTTNALPARKAGKSDVVLRVYSDFQCPYCRQFESQTLPALLRALPDDVRVEFHQFPLESIHPFARPAAEASECAAQQGKFWAYKDALFRDQSWLAGKDPAPVFIALAADTRLKADTFKTCLSTRGGKAAVDAGLAEARRLGLNGTPSVFVGPYKAADPYDAAALLQLIKYTRAVEGMKP; encoded by the coding sequence ATGACCGTTCAAATCAAGTCTTCAACGTTGCTGGCCTCGCTATTGCTGGGAGGCATTCTGGGCAGCGCCGGAGCGCAGGTGGGCCAGCCTCTCGCCCCGTTTCTGAAAAGTCCGGCCCTGGCGACTGCAAAGCAGGGTGCGTCGGGCGTGCTGACCTTTGCAGACGGCTCCAGCGCGGTGCTTCAAAGCAAAGGTGGCTACCTGAGCGCCGCGAAGATCATCGTGGCGAATTCGGATGGGGCGGCAGCGCGGGCAGCAGAACTGACGGGGGTGCTGAGCGGCTTCGGCAGCGGGCTGGCTGGGCCGATGCTGGAATTTTTGAAGCGGGATGCCGTGGTGGGGCAATTGCCAGCGGGCCTGACCATCGGCGCAGACCCCTTCACCATCGGCCTGAAAACCGAGGGCAAACTATTGACTGTGAACCTGAGTCTGGACCGTGTGGCTGCCGGAACGTTCGCGCCCACCACCAACGCCCTGCCTGCCCGGAAGGCTGGAAAGAGTGACGTGGTGCTGCGCGTCTACAGCGATTTCCAGTGTCCTTACTGCCGCCAGTTCGAGAGCCAGACCCTGCCCGCCCTGCTGCGTGCCCTACCCGACGATGTGCGCGTGGAATTCCATCAGTTTCCCCTCGAATCCATCCATCCATTCGCCCGCCCCGCCGCCGAGGCCAGCGAGTGTGCGGCCCAGCAGGGCAAATTCTGGGCCTACAAGGACGCTCTGTTCCGCGATCAGTCGTGGCTGGCAGGGAAAGATCCGGCCCCGGTCTTCATCGCCCTGGCCGCAGACACGCGGCTGAAGGCCGACACCTTCAAAACCTGCCTGTCCACGCGCGGCGGCAAGGCGGCGGTGGACGCCGGACTGGCTGAAGCCCGGCGACTGGGCCTGAACGGCACGCCCAGCGTGTTTGTCGGCCCCTACAAGGCCGCGGACCCCTACGACGCGGCGGCCCTGCTGCAACTGATCAAGTACACCCGCGCAGTGGAAGGCATGAAGCCTTGA
- a CDS encoding diguanylate cyclase, producing the protein MTLRRLLLLSQLPFWILLVAAFVLLSGTLDARVQATEQAAQTRASLMDIGQVMQHVVDLETGLRGYIIAGQPEFLAPYEAARAALPTELAALNRAGGGSQHLGRVRTLIDRWQTEVALPEIAARQRSEAEAGALVRTGAGKKILDAIRAEVQTYRSGQTEQLVALDTAASAQLRRLRLTLYGVAGVALLASIIATLVSAQRISGSFGRFTTAAQRLTDGETGVRVETRGPTEIQTLSGAFNHMSGGLELAQGLARTHAETLAARNEWMRRLGEFGDWMQAARSLEEGARILECALPELLPGTRGTLLQHNASRNLLLPLAVWGGETGAATPPDGCWALRRGEAVTPGADRLAPACLGGPGGTYTCMPLFSHGETLGIMRLRPGTEGAELPADLLALLPGIVRQVSLALAGLRLQDRLLQQTIRDPLTGLFNRRRLEDELDTQTAHATASGQPLSLIALDVDHFKRLNDTFGHDAGDAALVRLSALLRDLAPPGSTPARPGGEEFSLLLPGYDLAAATALAERLRAEIAGWTLTHAGISLGQLTVSLGVAGYVAPLSTPGALVRAADEALYSAKRQGRNRVVASQPLNPEAWLTLSPA; encoded by the coding sequence ATGACCCTGCGCCGCCTGCTTCTGCTGTCCCAGCTTCCTTTCTGGATCTTGCTGGTGGCCGCCTTCGTGCTGCTCTCGGGGACACTGGACGCCCGCGTGCAGGCCACTGAACAGGCGGCCCAGACCCGCGCCAGCCTGATGGATATCGGTCAGGTCATGCAGCATGTGGTGGATCTGGAAACGGGTTTGCGGGGCTATATCATCGCCGGGCAGCCAGAGTTTCTGGCACCCTATGAGGCCGCCCGCGCCGCCTTGCCCACCGAACTGGCCGCACTGAACCGGGCAGGCGGCGGGAGCCAGCACCTGGGCCGCGTCCGTACCCTGATTGACCGCTGGCAGACCGAGGTGGCCCTGCCTGAGATCGCCGCCCGCCAGCGCAGCGAGGCCGAGGCGGGCGCCCTGGTCAGGACGGGGGCAGGCAAGAAGATTCTGGACGCGATCCGCGCTGAGGTCCAAACCTACCGCTCAGGGCAGACCGAGCAGCTCGTGGCCTTAGACACGGCGGCCTCGGCGCAGTTGCGGCGGCTGCGGCTGACGCTGTACGGGGTGGCGGGCGTTGCGCTACTGGCCAGCATCATCGCCACGCTGGTCAGCGCGCAGAGAATCTCTGGCAGTTTTGGCCGTTTCACCACCGCCGCCCAGCGCCTGACTGACGGCGAGACCGGGGTGCGGGTGGAAACGCGTGGCCCCACCGAGATCCAGACGCTGTCGGGGGCTTTCAACCATATGAGTGGGGGGCTGGAACTGGCGCAGGGGCTGGCCCGGACCCACGCCGAGACCCTGGCCGCCCGCAACGAGTGGATGCGCCGCCTGGGCGAATTTGGAGACTGGATGCAGGCCGCCCGCAGTCTGGAAGAAGGCGCGCGGATTCTGGAATGCGCCCTGCCAGAACTGCTCCCTGGCACGCGTGGCACGCTGCTCCAGCACAACGCCTCGCGCAATCTGCTTCTGCCGCTGGCAGTCTGGGGCGGCGAGACAGGAGCAGCCACCCCGCCGGACGGCTGCTGGGCGCTGCGCCGGGGCGAGGCCGTGACGCCTGGGGCAGACCGGCTGGCCCCGGCCTGCCTGGGCGGCCCAGGGGGCACCTATACCTGCATGCCGCTGTTCTCGCACGGTGAGACGCTAGGCATCATGCGGCTGCGTCCGGGGACAGAGGGCGCGGAGTTGCCCGCCGATCTGCTCGCCCTGTTGCCCGGCATCGTGCGGCAGGTGTCGCTGGCACTGGCAGGGCTGAGGTTGCAAGACCGCCTGCTTCAGCAGACCATCCGCGATCCGCTGACTGGCCTGTTCAACCGCCGCCGCCTGGAAGACGAGCTAGACACCCAGACCGCCCACGCCACCGCCAGCGGTCAGCCCTTGTCGTTGATCGCGCTGGACGTGGATCATTTCAAGCGCCTGAATGACACCTTTGGTCACGACGCCGGGGACGCTGCCCTGGTGCGCCTGAGCGCCCTGCTGCGTGATCTGGCCCCCCCCGGCAGCACCCCGGCCCGGCCCGGCGGCGAGGAATTCTCGCTGCTGCTGCCCGGTTACGATCTGGCGGCGGCCACCGCCCTGGCCGAACGCCTGCGCGCCGAGATCGCGGGCTGGACCCTGACCCATGCGGGCATCTCGCTGGGGCAGCTTACGGTGTCGCTGGGCGTGGCCGGGTACGTTGCACCGCTGTCCACCCCTGGCGCGCTGGTCCGCGCTGCCGACGAGGCCCTGTACAGCGCCAAACGCCAGGGCCGCAACCGCGTGGTGGCGTCACAGCCGCTGAATCCCGAAGCGTGGCTGACCCTGTCGCCCGCCTGA
- a CDS encoding RsmB/NOP family class I SAM-dependent RNA methyltransferase: MTFTPRPRPETFNPARELAVRVLLRVVAGESFAAPALDAALQQARLPGRDSGLATHIVYGTLRHFPSLDTALTPMLTGDTHPKVRTLLLAGAFEKLYLETPPHAVVSEYVNLARGARLAPPGLVNAVLRRIEAPAPSEVTRTELPGWLADIYRTVYGEDADAIFADLLTPQPLWLSVSDAGFKSLETEGSRMQPGPQGTDRVELSRPLRETEAFARGWAQPINPASLACVDALGDVDGQRVLDLAGGAGIKAAMLAARGAQVTSVDLLPRKHEQASANLERLGLKAEFLTHDLTRPIDLPPAAHVLLDAPCTGSGTLRSHPEIKLRLTPEAVEGMAALQARMLPNAAALVAPGGTLVYSVCSVTPQEGPGVVADFLAAHPEFVAEDVPEVEVPHVPAGDGLLTVPEGGIDGFFIARLRRRADSSIG; this comes from the coding sequence ATGACGTTTACCCCCCGGCCCAGACCCGAAACCTTCAACCCCGCCCGCGAGCTGGCCGTGCGGGTGCTGCTGCGCGTGGTGGCGGGCGAAAGCTTTGCTGCACCTGCGCTGGACGCCGCCCTCCAGCAGGCCCGTCTGCCGGGCCGCGATTCGGGGCTGGCGACGCACATCGTCTACGGCACGCTGCGCCATTTTCCCAGCCTGGACACCGCGCTGACCCCCATGCTGACCGGGGACACCCACCCCAAGGTCCGCACGCTGCTGCTGGCTGGGGCCTTCGAGAAGCTGTACCTGGAGACGCCGCCACATGCGGTGGTCAGCGAGTACGTGAATCTGGCACGCGGCGCACGGCTGGCCCCGCCGGGACTGGTGAACGCCGTGTTGCGGCGCATTGAGGCCCCCGCGCCATCGGAGGTAACGCGCACCGAACTGCCCGGCTGGCTGGCCGACATCTACCGCACGGTGTATGGCGAGGATGCCGACGCCATCTTCGCCGATCTACTGACCCCACAACCACTCTGGCTGAGCGTGTCCGACGCGGGCTTCAAGTCTCTGGAAACTGAGGGGAGCCGCATGCAGCCCGGCCCCCAGGGGACAGACCGCGTGGAGCTGTCGCGTCCCCTGCGCGAGACCGAGGCCTTCGCGCGCGGCTGGGCGCAGCCGATCAACCCCGCGAGTCTGGCCTGCGTGGACGCGCTGGGAGATGTGGATGGTCAGCGTGTCCTCGATCTGGCGGGCGGCGCGGGCATCAAGGCCGCCATGCTGGCCGCGCGCGGCGCGCAGGTGACCAGCGTGGACCTGCTGCCGCGCAAGCACGAGCAGGCCAGTGCCAACCTGGAACGCCTGGGCCTGAAGGCCGAATTCCTGACCCACGATCTGACCCGGCCCATTGACCTGCCGCCCGCCGCCCATGTGCTGCTGGACGCCCCCTGCACCGGCAGCGGCACCCTGCGCAGCCACCCTGAGATCAAACTGCGGCTGACCCCGGAAGCTGTTGAAGGCATGGCGGCATTGCAGGCGCGGATGCTGCCCAACGCTGCCGCGCTGGTGGCTCCGGGCGGCACGCTGGTCTACTCGGTCTGCTCGGTCACGCCGCAGGAGGGGCCAGGGGTGGTGGCCGATTTTCTGGCCGCGCATCCCGAATTCGTGGCCGAGGACGTGCCCGAGGTGGAGGTGCCACATGTTCCTGCCGGAGACGGCCTGCTGACCGTGCCAGAGGGCGGGATCGACGGCTTTTTCATTGCCCGCCTGCGTAGACGCGCCGATTCTTCCATCGGCTAA
- a CDS encoding HD-GYP domain-containing protein: MFRRPRPPQPPPLASAEARVPSPSAPAGDMEAVRVLNDLLARPTHEGVLEGALSHASFLLGGNLRGYAVTHRSQGQDRAAPDRSAQDRVAAVFGYPKALVGTPLSGPWATLRTRVLNDGSGQLYAANPPELHGILDTCGMRDVALSLVVPVNDRGRNLGALVLDRNSSEDIGTAAQELITRWATAIAPLLGLLESREEWKLTARQVSSAVVEAFESQEFDGLGHAQAVAEASVKLGRAVGLADRELDELWFAATLHDLGKIHGEKGHPQVGANFLHGVPHLAQAQKAVRHHHERWDGQGEPDKLTGEDIPLYARILAVANAYVRLGDPERLRGQAGKGLDPRLVGLMEKVSAEPPAK; this comes from the coding sequence GTGTTCCGACGCCCCCGCCCCCCCCAGCCGCCCCCGCTCGCGTCCGCCGAGGCGCGCGTTCCCTCTCCCAGCGCTCCTGCGGGCGATATGGAGGCCGTGCGCGTGCTAAACGATCTGCTGGCGCGGCCCACCCATGAAGGCGTGCTGGAGGGCGCGCTGAGCCACGCCAGCTTTCTGCTGGGCGGCAACCTGCGCGGCTACGCCGTGACGCACCGTTCGCAGGGCCAGGACCGGGCCGCACCGGACAGGTCTGCACAGGACCGGGTGGCGGCGGTGTTCGGCTACCCCAAGGCGCTGGTCGGCACGCCGCTGTCTGGCCCCTGGGCCACCCTGCGCACGCGGGTGCTGAATGACGGCTCGGGCCAACTGTACGCAGCCAACCCGCCGGAGTTGCACGGCATTCTGGACACCTGTGGGATGCGGGACGTGGCGCTGTCGCTGGTGGTGCCCGTCAATGACCGGGGGCGCAATCTGGGCGCGCTGGTGCTGGACCGCAATTCGTCGGAGGACATCGGGACGGCCGCGCAGGAACTGATCACACGCTGGGCCACCGCCATTGCGCCGCTGCTGGGGCTGCTGGAAAGCCGCGAGGAATGGAAACTGACCGCGCGGCAGGTCAGCAGCGCGGTGGTGGAAGCCTTCGAGAGCCAGGAGTTCGATGGGCTGGGGCACGCCCAGGCTGTCGCCGAGGCCAGCGTGAAGTTGGGCCGCGCCGTGGGTCTGGCGGACCGCGAACTGGACGAGCTGTGGTTCGCCGCCACCCTGCACGATCTGGGCAAGATCCACGGCGAGAAGGGCCACCCGCAGGTCGGTGCGAATTTCCTGCATGGCGTGCCGCATCTGGCACAAGCACAGAAGGCCGTGCGCCACCACCACGAGCGCTGGGACGGTCAGGGCGAACCCGACAAGCTGACTGGAGAGGACATTCCGCTGTACGCCCGCATTCTGGCCGTCGCCAACGCCTACGTGCGGCTGGGCGATCCCGAACGGCTGCGCGGTCAGGCGGGTAAGGGGCTGGATCCCCGGCTGGTCGGTCTGATGGAAAAGGTCAGCGCCGAGCCGCCTGCAAAATGA
- a CDS encoding alanine--tRNA ligase-related protein, with protein sequence MTRPLYHQDSAALSFTASVQAVSDSEVALDATAFYPAGGGQSADHGMLRWDGVEAGVVDTRKDKGTGLIWHRLEGTPPAPGTQIMGEVDAARRWRHMARHSGEHLLAQCFVRINPAFAVDAVNMTHPECTLDLRGDPTETDVRAAETLLRETLARQTLTLDTPTVSEAELVNYPLRRETKVRGQVRLVIFKGEDGQPFDVSACGGTHVPQASLAAPMVVLRTERIRGGVTRVVFMAGEEASVYLGGIYRDSRALAQAFSVPVERLTERVEALRTDLTDSKVDAVGLRGKLARVLVEATSPDAQGLRWLELDDPSLLVPVLGDLPAGEVRVALAEDGRCGIASARTGVHAGELLRAALAVTGGKGGGRPELAQGSTLEPGGFLAAVRAGLTST encoded by the coding sequence TTGACCCGGCCTCTTTACCATCAGGACTCGGCAGCATTGTCTTTTACGGCCAGCGTTCAGGCCGTCAGTGATTCGGAAGTCGCGCTGGACGCCACCGCCTTTTACCCGGCAGGCGGCGGGCAGAGCGCCGATCACGGAATGCTGCGCTGGGACGGGGTCGAGGCGGGCGTTGTCGATACCCGCAAGGACAAGGGGACGGGCCTGATCTGGCACAGACTGGAGGGCACCCCGCCGGCACCTGGCACGCAGATCATGGGCGAGGTGGACGCCGCGCGGCGCTGGAGGCACATGGCGCGGCACAGCGGCGAACATCTGCTGGCGCAGTGCTTCGTGCGGATCAACCCGGCCTTTGCCGTGGACGCGGTCAACATGACCCATCCCGAATGCACCCTCGATTTACGCGGCGATCCCACAGAGACCGACGTGCGCGCCGCCGAGACGCTGCTGCGGGAAACGCTGGCCCGCCAAACCCTGACCCTGGACACGCCCACCGTTTCTGAAGCGGAGTTGGTAAATTACCCGCTGCGCCGCGAAACGAAAGTGCGCGGGCAGGTGCGTCTGGTGATCTTCAAAGGCGAGGACGGCCAGCCCTTCGACGTCAGCGCCTGCGGCGGCACGCACGTTCCACAGGCCAGTCTGGCGGCCCCGATGGTGGTGCTGCGAACCGAGCGCATCCGGGGCGGCGTGACCCGCGTGGTCTTCATGGCGGGTGAGGAGGCCAGCGTGTATCTGGGCGGTATCTACCGTGATTCCCGCGCATTGGCCCAGGCCTTCAGCGTGCCCGTGGAGCGGTTGACGGAGCGGGTGGAGGCGCTACGGACGGACCTCACGGACTCGAAAGTGGACGCTGTGGGGCTGAGGGGAAAATTGGCCCGCGTCCTGGTGGAGGCCACGTCGCCCGACGCCCAGGGTCTGCGCTGGCTGGAGCTGGATGACCCGTCTCTGCTCGTCCCCGTTCTGGGCGACCTTCCCGCCGGAGAGGTGCGCGTGGCTCTGGCGGAAGACGGACGCTGCGGCATTGCCAGCGCACGGACTGGAGTTCATGCGGGTGAACTGCTGCGGGCGGCACTGGCCGTTACCGGGGGCAAGGGGGGTGGGCGGCCCGAACTGGCCCAGGGCAGCACGCTGGAGCCAGGGGGATTTCTGGCCGCTGTTCGGGCGGGGCTGACCTCCACCTAA
- the deoD gene encoding purine-nucleoside phosphorylase, translating to MSIHLNAEKGQIAETVLLPGDPLRAKHIADTFFENPVQHNNVRGMLGFTGTYKGQRVSVQGTGMGIASSMIYVSELITDYGCKNLVRVGTAGSYQENVHVRDIVLAQAASTDSNINRIRFGEKTFAPIADFGLLMRAYQIAQERGFTTHVGNIMSSDTFYHDDFDQYKIWADYGILAVEMEAAGLYTLAAKHGVKALTILTISDHLVTHEVTTSEERQQTFDQMIEVALDAALDLK from the coding sequence ATGAGCATTCACCTCAACGCCGAAAAAGGCCAGATCGCCGAAACCGTGCTTCTCCCCGGCGACCCGCTGCGCGCCAAGCACATCGCCGATACTTTCTTTGAAAACCCCGTCCAGCACAACAATGTGCGCGGCATGCTGGGCTTTACGGGTACTTACAAGGGCCAGCGCGTCAGCGTGCAGGGAACAGGCATGGGCATTGCCAGCTCGATGATCTACGTCAGCGAACTGATCACCGACTACGGTTGCAAGAATCTGGTCCGCGTCGGCACGGCAGGCAGCTATCAGGAAAACGTGCATGTGCGCGACATCGTGCTGGCACAGGCCGCGAGTACCGACAGCAACATCAACCGCATCCGCTTTGGCGAAAAGACCTTCGCCCCCATTGCAGACTTCGGGTTGCTGATGCGCGCCTACCAGATCGCCCAGGAACGCGGATTCACCACCCACGTCGGCAACATCATGAGCAGCGACACCTTCTACCACGACGATTTTGACCAGTACAAGATCTGGGCCGACTACGGCATTCTGGCCGTGGAGATGGAGGCCGCCGGGCTGTACACCCTGGCTGCCAAGCACGGCGTCAAGGCGCTGACCATCCTGACCATCAGCGATCATCTGGTCACGCATGAGGTCACCACCTCTGAAGAACGCCAGCAGACCTTCGATCAGATGATCGAGGTGGCGCTGGACGCAGCTCTAGACCTGAAATAA
- the trpA gene encoding tryptophan synthase subunit alpha: MTAVQSKGVARIRAAFEKAKSEGRAAFIPFMTAGYPSAAAFPALADDLLARADLLEVGLPYSDPLGDGPTIQRASEQALADGTSTRRTIELVKELRTRHDKPIVIMTYVNPIYAVGPRKFMELAQEAGVDGLILPDLPPDQDLEIADLAAEHGIAVTFLIAPTSTPERIKLVAEACTGFLYAVSVTGVTGAREGTALGEVPAMLELARQHTDVPIAVGFGVKDAQTAHQVANLADGVVVGSAFINAVREGHDVPALAKSLADGCVR, translated from the coding sequence ATGACCGCTGTTCAGTCTAAGGGTGTGGCCCGCATCCGTGCCGCCTTCGAGAAAGCGAAGTCAGAGGGCCGCGCCGCCTTCATTCCCTTCATGACCGCCGGGTATCCCAGTGCCGCCGCCTTTCCCGCGCTGGCCGACGATCTGCTGGCCCGCGCCGATCTGCTGGAAGTGGGGCTGCCCTACAGCGATCCGCTGGGCGACGGCCCCACCATCCAGCGGGCCAGTGAACAGGCGCTGGCAGACGGCACCAGCACGCGCCGCACCATCGAACTGGTCAAAGAGCTGCGGACCCGGCACGACAAGCCCATCGTGATCATGACCTACGTGAACCCCATCTATGCCGTCGGCCCACGCAAATTCATGGAGCTGGCACAGGAGGCTGGGGTGGACGGGTTAATCCTCCCGGACCTGCCCCCGGACCAGGACCTGGAAATCGCTGATCTGGCCGCCGAACACGGCATTGCCGTCACCTTTCTGATCGCGCCCACCAGCACGCCGGAGCGCATCAAGCTGGTGGCCGAAGCCTGCACCGGCTTTCTGTACGCCGTCAGCGTGACCGGAGTGACTGGAGCGCGAGAAGGCACGGCGCTGGGCGAGGTTCCCGCCATGCTGGAACTGGCCCGCCAGCACACCGATGTCCCGATTGCCGTGGGCTTCGGCGTCAAGGACGCGCAGACCGCGCATCAGGTCGCGAATCTGGCTGACGGCGTGGTGGTGGGCAGCGCCTTCATCAACGCGGTGCGCGAGGGCCATGATGTGCCAGCGCTGGCAAAGAGTCTGGCAGACGGCTGCGTGCGCTGA